One window of Plasmodium falciparum 3D7 genome assembly, chromosome: 7 genomic DNA carries:
- a CDS encoding MAATS1 domain-containing protein, putative: MSSQHRYEKTNAYRENDENIIHNENRKNINRRNDKNYYGRNEKSGEKLKNQKKKSTYDSKTKTKISDENEYTEREEQTIVLNKENKLIDEKVKIKTLKMENKLEEDGNDNNIDNMNDNNIDNMNDNNIDNMNDNYIDNMNDNYMDNMNDNYMDNMNDQEEKNRKEIKEIANLCLEQNLSVNSENILIVRKLKEKRKLEERINKNENIKNLQEKRRILEEIEYHEWADREKRIKELQEKKMNLLKKVLVDRDKKKANKIFYEVEKIVQNRDKKKDEIRENFEKEKAKDMRILFLETGNNLKTIYNEKQDLINQMNNYTSNFYLQLEREGVVPNKINENIINKIDNNLNDLKKLNEIKSTLDETSYHNNIRYTFKGEKSEERLKYENKKNKKIIDTFYRYLNKEEKKYSSDKYSTIDNRKVQKKKKTQSMKTIYPNIMIKNKEQDSFEKNVLYLQNILRGKAIKILMNDGKNSYSDLIEELKAYEKIDEYSAQEKEFFEKENFEEMKIDSYIENVQGKYISELLDNLSKELEKYEEERKIAVLVKYAERERRLKECKEKGKRQAEFLLREKEDYLFNEIMGLNNKTVDSYLEDILTKTINDVSKEEALIKTKMKAEQLNDIYNSLDNKNDENNKLIIKDLVGNFIIPYVDKKRGAEFQEMDQKKNNCASSFATQNVFSKINQAF; this comes from the coding sequence ATGAGTTCTCAACATAGGTATGAAAAAACAAATGCATATCGAGAAAACGATGAAAACATAATACACAatgaaaatagaaaaaatataaatcgtAGGAACGATAAAAACTATTATGgtagaaatgaaaaaagtggtgaaaaattaaaaaaccaaaaaaaaaaaagcacaTACGATAGTAAGACTAAAACGAAGATATCGGATGAAAATGAATATACAGAAAGAGAGGAACAGACAATtgttttaaataaagaaaataaattaatagatgaaaaagtaaaaataaaaacattgaAAATGGAAAATAAATTGGAGGAAGATggaaatgataataatatagacaatatgaatgataataatatagacaatatgaatgataataatatagacaatatgaatgataattatatagacaatatgaatgataattatatggacaatatgaatgataattatatggaCAATATGAATGAtcaggaagaaaaaaatagaaaggaaattaaagaaatagCTAATCTTTGTTTAGAACAAAATTTAAGTGTAAATAGCGAAAATATTCTAATAGTAcgaaaattaaaagaaaaaagaaaactagaggaaagaataaataaaaatgaaaatataaaaaatttacaagAGAAGAGAAGAATTTTAGAAGAAATTGAATATCATGAATGGGCAGACAGAGAAAAACGAATAAAAGAATTacaagaaaagaaaatgaatttattaaaaaaggtTCTTGTAGATagagacaaaaaaaaagcaaataaaatattttatgaagTAGAAAAAATAGTACAGAATAGagataaaaagaaagatgAAATAAGAGAAAActttgaaaaagaaaaagcaaAAGATATGAGAATATTATTTCTTGAAACAGGAAATAACctaaaaacaatatataatgaaaaacaagatttaataaatcaaatgaataattatacatCTAATTTTTATCTACAATTAGAAAGAGAAGGAGTTGTTCCCAAcaaaattaatgaaaatataataaacaaaatagataataatttgaatgatttaaaaaaattaaatgaaataaaatctACATTAGATGAAACAtcatatcataataatattagataTACCTTTAAAGGGGAAAAATCAGAAGAACgtttaaaatatgaaaataagaaaaataagaaaattattGATACTTTTTAtagatatttaaataaagaagaaaaaaaatattcatctgATAAATATTCTACAATTGATAATAGAaaagtacaaaaaaaaaaaaaaacacaatcTATGAAAACTATTTATCCAAATATTATGATCAAAAATAAAGAACAAGATAGTTTTGagaaaaatgttttatatttacaaaatatattaagagGTAAAGCTATAAAAATCTTAATGAATGATGGAAAAAATTCTTATAGTGATTTGATAGAAGAATTAAAagcatatgaaaaaatagatGAATATAGTGCacaagaaaaagaattttttgaaaaagaaaatttcgAAGAAATGAAAATTGATTCTTATATTGAAAATGTTCaaggtaaatatatatcagaATTGTTAGATAATTTATCTAAagaattagaaaaatatgaagaagaaagaaaaatagcTGTTCTTGTAAAATATGCTGAAAGAGAAAGAAGATTAAAAGAAtgtaaagaaaaaggaaaaagacaagcagaatttttattaagagaaaaagaagattatttatttaatgaaattatggggttaaataataaaactgTAGATTCATATTTAGAAGATATCCTAACAAAAACAATTAATGATGTATCTAAAGAAGAAGCCTTAATCAAAACTAAAATGAAAGCTGAAcaattaaatgatatatataattcattagataataaaaacgatgaaaataataaattaataatcaAAGATTTAGTAGGAAACTTCATCATTCCATATGTGGATAAAAAAAGAGGTGCAGAATTTCAAGAAATggaccaaaaaaaaaacaactgCGCCTCCAGTTTTGCAACACAGAATGTTTTCTCAAAAATTAATCAAGcattctaa